Proteins encoded within one genomic window of Plasmodium cynomolgi strain B DNA, chromosome 11, whole genome shotgun sequence:
- a CDS encoding hypothetical protein (putative) — protein sequence MKSQMPVDFHEYCQLIEKKVKRISPDEVETAKLFEKLITKYNIKKVKRVCLPLKDGNIYSPSSDSFFNDHYVANKPLIITNLGHKIGKCTETYSNKNVIEHIGNTKVSIHIGTSKFLNNINKNFRYKLSSLTNFIQLIGEEDKKKSRFSLRYDEGGKEMYLLLCKAGDRQHNLPPHQLTVETTNQGRDNQTDENQQKRVNGEKCYYYYRSLGTNQFKDVSNIKKMNHFIRDSFFLPAQIYPPHDEFEIGQTNIFIWLHYDIPDNFLIQVKGRKKILLIPPKFIKYFQIVNSSSPYNLFHILMGRKKLSKREKVVKKVLCKFALVADLYQGDILFIPSLWMHYVYNMPAHTYVKRKYKSYHQHLRVETEEESVQFDAQNKWEGKYHSLGRKFLNRFTPLKRVKYAPVMGRYPRDKRNKPEIKLLPQWGNIPLRDNTNEESSNISSEITQDELIQHYSHLENYQHFLEHHFGIRISDIEERSARHEHHANCNEDIKRGQASNRHTCSSAKLNISVNYFFRKRKERLLFSKKDLYGNQDIILASQLFKKIQQDIEPLLAAPPKYKNFYLQKLQGVLYSHLDDQYV from the exons ATGAAGAGCCAAATGCCGGTGGACTTCCACGAGTACTGCCAGCTGATCGAGAAGAAGGTTAAACGTATCAGCCCAGACGAAGTAGAAACAGCTAaactttttgaaaaattaataaccaaatataatataaaaaaagtgaaaagagTCTGCCTTCCACTGAAGgatggaaatatttattctcCATCCTCAGATTCTTTCTTTAACGATCATTATGTAGCCAATAAACCACTCATCATAACCAACTTGGGccacaaaattgggaaatGCACAGAAACGTACAGCAACAAAAATGTCATTGAACATATAGGGAACACCAAAGTAAGCATACACATAGGTACCTCCAAATTTCTCAACAACATAAACAAAAACTTCCGCTACAAGTTATCGTCCTTAACGAATTTTATACAACTGATTGGAGaggaagataaaaagaagagCAGATTTTCCCTTCGGTATGATGAAGGTGGAAAGGAAATGTACCTACTGCTGTGCAAAGCAGGGGACAGGCAGCACAACTTGCCTCCACACCAACTTACCGTGGAAACTACAAACCAGGGAAGGGACAACCAAACGGATGAAAATCAGCAGAAACGAGTAAATGGTGAAAAATGTTATTACTATTACAGATCACTGGGGACTAACCAATTTAAGGACGTCTCgaatatcaaaaaaatgaatcactTCATCAGAGACAGTTTTTTCCTACCTGCACAGATTTACCCCCCTCATGACGAATTTga AATAGGCCAAACGAATATCTTCATTTGGTTGCATTATGACATCCCAGATAATTTCCTAATTCAagtaaaaggaagaaaaaaaattttattaatcccACCAaagtttataaaatattttcaaatcgtaaattcttcttcaccttaCAATCTGTTCCATATTTtgatggggagaaaaaaactaagTAAACGGGAAAAGGTTGTGAAAAAAGTACTTTGCAAATTTGCCCTCGTGGCGGATCTATACCAAGGTGACATTTTATTCATCCCCTCTCTGTGGATGCACTACGTTTATAACATGCCGGCACATACCTACGTGAAGAGAAAGTACAAATCGTATCACCAGCATTTGCGTGTCGAGACAGAGGAGGAGTCTGTCCAATTTGATGCGCAAAATAAATGGGAGGGAAAATACCACTCACTTGGCCGCAAATTTCTGAACCGCTTTACCCCTCTAAAGAGAGTAAAATATGCACCTGTCATGGGGAGATACCCCCGTGACAAACGGAACAAACCCGAAATTAAGTTACTTCCGCAATGGGGCAACATCCCCTTGAGAGACAACACTAACGAAGAGTCTTCAAACATATCGAGTGAAATAACGCAAGACGAACTGATACAACACTACAGCCATTTAGAAAATTAtcaacattttttggaaCATCACTTTGGCATTCGTATTAGCGACATAGAGGAGAGGAGCGCCCGACATGAGCATCATGCAAATTGTAACGAGGACATAAAACGAGGACAAGCGTCTAATCGGCACACTTGCTCCTCTGCTAAGCTGAATATCAGCGTGAATTACTTCTTCAGAAAGAGAAAGGAGCGACTCC
- a CDS encoding hypothetical protein (putative): MSWEVSTAGEAVFPPGQENPGDIITNWEEQRTRGNRRISRKLVYISILKNVLNVYFLFDRDNVGHIDKKYACYVIQMIYENDAKFMVENVKLSGEDAAVSAFQPVGEFITKEVFIDVVTQFIQSSTHGRDRHMYRMMKYPQNMITKFYSYVHYLKELDSEQKKKEIKIKKKTKELKSIFFLDDQLVNADLDTHIKHFNEKTRKKLQNIKIEKDAREMKECTFYPEIAKKPLYLLNKKFETKMKKLYEEKNTNGKYTPIRITYDIDDSIERTLNLPELVSFKSNYEPSTNFSDLQHLHSESNAKPEIQLKYIIHQGYAKPKKIHWNDTLRNKRAVSLREMDEDL, translated from the exons ATGTCCTGGGAAGTTTCCACTGCCGGTGAGGCAGTCTTTCCACCTGGGCAGGAAAATCCAGGTGACATAATAACTAACTGGGAGGAGCAACGAACAAGGGGAAACCGTCGGATAAGTAGAAAGCTGGTCTACATTTCCATCCTGAAGAACGTTTTAAATGTGTATTTCCTGTTTGACAGGGACAATGTTGGACACATCGATAAGAAGTATGCCTGCTATGTAATTCAGATGATTTACGAAAATGATGCGAAATTTATGGTAGAAAATGTTAAGTTAAGTGGAGAAGACGCTGCTG TATCCGCGTTCCAACCTGTGGGCGAGTTTATAACGAAAGAAGTTTTTATTGATGTCGTGACGCAATTCATACAAAGCAGCACACACGGTAGGGATAGGCATATGTACAGAATGATGAAGTATCCACAAAATATGATCACCAAGTTTTACAGCTATGTGCATTATTTGAAAGAACTGGatagtgaacaaaaaaagaaagaaatcaaaattaaaaaaaaaacaaaggaattGAAAAGCATATTCTTCTTGGATGACCAATTAGTAAATGCCGATTTGGATACTCACATCAAAcattttaacgaaaaaacgagaaaaaagttacaaaacATCAAGATAGAAAAGGATGCGCGAGAAATGAAGGAATGCACATTTTACCCAGAAATTGCAAAGAAGCCACTGTATttgttaaacaaaaaatttgagacaaaaatgaaaaaattatatgaagaaaaaaacacgaaTGGGAAGTACACCCCAATTAGGATAACCTACGACATAGACGATTCGATTGAGAGGACGTTGAATTTGCCGGAACTTGTCTCTTTCAAAAGTAACTATGAGCCTTCTACAAATTTTAGCGATTTGCAACATTTACACAGCGAAAGTAATGCCAAACCGGAGATCCAGCTGAAGTATATAATTCACCAGGGGTACGCAAAACCGAAGAAAATACACTGGAACGATACGCTCAGGAATAAACGAGCCGTTTCGCTTAGAGAAATGGATGAGGATCTCTAG
- a CDS encoding SAC3/GNAP family-related protein (putative) gives MAYQMGGYQGGGNPSGSYSNYQSGNYHYSKGENYFSNFNNCGDSTSYSQPKDCGNVGGGGKGNNNNGSAKEVREGEAKKNEKNMDQTSSNVNNDDKYVEMYINKVKEIYYFHVFYHYLKLGYPEKEASMESKKYIFITLSRYFMLVKNAILSSAESIKQINNCVSSNLSYYQQQTNLQEFLLNQQANLQSMNLGTLNIGNINLPLSDHEKLGDLSKLNSGEMGSGDHRMSGVPQGSNSPVSGVKVNQANDMQSGVNQNNVYNFKADKINNMIDSIEEMKKINKNKKNNQYGYDEHTSGTGGENNNGIINVSKNSKDYSFNNNEEAKKKISFTLNKSKNKLFQMYNRPGNDPNRRTVNDEVGEGRHLGDEGTNNERKVQSSMYPPNAVMMQDPSHVTGNNFVNMFPYDQQRVRNDGSGPLSGDVTGGNDISERIQVKQGPGGYANRVRGENNAHGGFNHDVVGSYPGGDEARGSNNDYHLSNQAVKADDESVLNNKYRRNGTSGFNNVSGMLQGRDLNGNDQKSYGNVSYSSYGTERESHLFPSGMNIKGNYDASSNRLGRVGHRGGNGKEQFVAGVKQRYDGNRTGGDEGSDVEERQQVVQHGRDSRFYKDVGNAGRATNQSTRKDVNGRYRAQKDGIRDGEDLDRGNRGIYNDGDYDGDNLGSGNLSGGNLSGGSRYPQIARGQKTTAEEEPPDGMKKCDTFKIYINNIYEEFKEECKNADFAKTLNEFVSRLMTWNRKRATNSRFWRFNVMPTKEDIFSMDMLFFTRRKAKKRYANNDEDNDMEYGLNFSDKKKKLSAEEIESRDRRLEKYGDVSKGKKNEQSDNLFYIDYNGAHDMDHSDYNTLEKLLDKYNFSSCYKNKNFVGLCKNIQKFFFRLTSLPERKNVRSFSVLKCTYAYVLHKYNQDRNYKYINEQFRSMRQDMNIQNIFHDDVINIYETNIRICIVNNDLFQFLQCINKLFELYQRLNIKKSKVEFLCYKLIYLTLQNMHQEFLVEYLTLSDEEKNHENVQLCYYLNECIKNKMYLVNINMVSPLDDEVNHLYIYERVYINDHILTYLPSLMGLSENKDLNVNMDLLIEFVKQHSEVKAEEVGECLEGGDGKKDTVRMPYLTNYLIVLFLPKYRLLALINICMTSIKVGLSTLTKLLNFQNDETCLSFLEEVNTIMKNNEVISKPSLDNLMKSPLLKNKYINHIR, from the exons ATGGCTTACCAAATGGGTGGGTACCAGGGTGGTGGGAACCCAAGTGGTAGTTACTCAAACTATCAGAGCGGTAACTACCACTACAGTAAAGGTGAGAATTATTTCTCCAATTTTAACAACTGTGGAGATAGCACGAGTTATAGTCAGCCAAAGGATTGTGGCAATGTtgggggaggagggaaaggaaacaacaataATGGCAGCGCCAAAGAAGTGCGTGAAGGGGAGGCGAAgaagaatgagaaaaatatggaCCAAACATCGAGTAACGTAAATAACGATGATAAGTATGTAGAGATGTACATTAATAAGGTGAAGGAGATATACTACTTTCAcgttttttatcattatctAAAATTAGGGTACCCAGAAAAAGAAGCCTCCATGGAAtcgaagaaatatattttcataacaTTGAGTAGATACTTCATGTTAGTtaaaaatgccattttgtCATCAGCAGAATCGATTAAACAGATAAATAATTGTGTATCTTCAAATTTGTCCTATTATCAACAGCAAACAAATTTACAAGAATTTCTACTCAATCAGCAGGCCAATTTACAGAGTATGAATTTGGGTACCTTAAATATTGGGAATATTAATTTACCTTTGAGTGATCATGAGAAGTTGGGTGATTTGTCCAAACTGAACTCAGGTGAGATGGGTAGTGGGGACCATCGTATGAGTGGAGTACCACAAGGGAGTAACTCTCCAGTGAGTGGTGTTAAGGTGAATCAGGCGAATGACATGCAGAGTGGAGTTAACCAAAATAATGTGTACAATTTTAAGGCGGATAAAATTAACAATATGATTGACTCGAttgaagaaatgaaaaaaataaataaaaataaaaaaaataatcagtaTGGTTATGATGAACATACCAGTGGAACAGGTGGAGAGAACAATAATGGCATAATTAATGTCAGTAAAAATAGCAAGGATTATTCCTTTAACAATAATGAggaggcgaaaaagaaaataagcTTTACCTTGAACAaatcgaaaaataaattatttcaaatgtATAACAGACCGGGGAATGACCCTAACAGGAGGACTGTCAATGATGAAGTTGGAGAAGGCAGACATTTGGGTGATGAAGGTACAAACAACGAGCGGAAGGTGCAGTCTAGTATGTATCCGCCTAATGCAGTTATGATGCAGGATCCAAGTCATGTCACAGGGAATAACTTTGTTAATATGTTTCCATATGATCAGCAACGCGTTCGTAATGATGGGAGTGGCCCGTTGAGTGGTGATGTCACAGGTGGGAATGACATCTCTGAGAGAATTCAAGTAAAACAGGGCCCCGGGGGGTATGCGAACCGGGtaagaggagaaaataacGCACACGGTGGATTTAATCACGACGTGGTTGGTAGTTATCCAGGTGGAGATGAGGCAAGAGGAAGCAATAATGATTATCACCTTAGCAATCAAGCGGTGAAGGCGGACGATGAAAGCGTGTTGAATAATAAGTACAGAAGGAATGGTACTTCTGGGTTTAACAACGTGAGTGGCATGCTGCAGGGAAGAGACCTTAACGGAAATGATCAGAAGTCATACGGCAATGTTAGTTACTCCTCGTATGGCACCGAGCGAGAGTCTCATTTGTTCCCAAGCGGGATGAATATCAAGGGGAATTATGACGCGAGCAGTAATCGCCTTGGACGAGTGGGTCATCGGGGAGGGAACGGCAAGGAGCAATTCGTGGCAGGCGTTAAGCAGAGGTATGACGGGAATCGTACGGGGGGCGATGAAGGCAGCGACGTGGAGGAGCGGCAGCAAGTCGTGCAGCATGGGAGGGACAGCCGGTTTTATAAAGATGTGGGCAACGCAGGTCGCGCGACAAATCAGAGCACCCGGAAAGACGTGAATGGCAGGTACAGAGCGCAGAAGGACGGCATTCGGGACGGCGAGGACCTGGACAGGGGCAATCGGGGCATCTACAACGATGGGGACTACGACGGGGATAACCTCGGCAGTGGTAACCTCAGCGGTGGCAACCTCAGCGGTGGTAGCAGGTACCCCCAGATTGCGAGGGGTCAGAAGACAACCGCGGAGGAGGAACCCCCCGATGGAATGAAAAAGTGTGACACCTttaagatatatataaataacatttACGAGGAGTTCAAGGAGGAATGCAAGAATGCCGATTTTGCAAAGACCTTGAATGAGTTCGTAAGCAGATTAATGACATGGAACAGGAAGAGAGCCACGAACTCGAGGTTTTGGAGATTCAACGTGATGCCAACGAAGGAGGATATTTTCTCCATGGATATGCTCTTTTTCACGCGcagaa AAGCGAAGAAGCGATACGCGAATAACGACGAAGACAACGACATGGAGTACGGCCTCAATTTCAGtgacaagaagaaaaagttaaGTGCAGAAGAAATCGAGAGTAGGGATAGGAGATTGGAGAAGTATGGAGATGTCtccaaggggaaaaagaatgaacaatCGGACAACTTATTTTACATTGATTACAACGGAGCTCACGACATGGATCACAGTGATTATAACACCCTGGAGAAGCTGCTTGACAAATACAACTTTTCTAGCTGCTACAAGAATAAGAATTTTGTAGGGTTGTGTAAGAATattcagaaattttttttcaggttGACGTCCCTCCCGGAACGGAAAAAT GTGAGGAGCTTCTCCGTGCTCAAGTGCACCTACGCGTACGTCCTGCACAAGTACAACCAGGACAGGAACTATAAGTACATAAACGAGCAGTTCAGATCCATGCGCCAAGACATGAAtatccaaaatattttccacgaCGATGTTATCAATATATACGAGACCAATATCAGGATTTGCATCGTGAACAATGACCTTTTCCAGTTCCTGCAGTGCATTAACAAGCTGTTCGAGTTGTACCAGCGGCTGAACATAAAGAAGTCTAAG gtCGAATTCCTCTGCTACAAGCTTATCTACCTGACCCTTCAGAACATGCACCAGGAGTTCCTGGTGGAATACCTAACTCTAAGTGACGAGGAAAAGAATCACGAAAACGTGCAACTCTGTTACTACCTAAACGAGTgtatcaaaaataaaatgtatttagTAAACATCAATATGGTGTCTCCCTTAGATGACGAGGTCAATcatctatatatatacgagAGAGTATATATTAATGACCATATTTTGACATACCTGCCTAGTCTGATGGGGTTGAGTGAGAACAAAGATTTAAATGTTAACATGGATTTGCTAATCGAGTTTGTTAAACAGCATAGTGAAGTGAAAGCGGAGGAAGTGGGAGAGTGTCTCGAAGGTGGAGATGGGAAGAAGGACACTGTTAGGATGCCTTATCTGACCAACTACCTGATCGTTTTGTTCCTGCCGAAGTACAGGCTCCTGGCGctgataaatatatgcat GACCAGCATCAAGGTCGGCCTATCCACCCTGACAAAACTGCTAAATTTTCAGAACGACGAAACTTGTTTGAGTTTCCTCGAAGAGGTAAATACTATCATGAAAAATAACGAAGTGATAAGTAAGCCCTCCCTGGACAATCTGATGAAGTCGCCACTCTTGAAGAATAAGTACATTAATCATATCAGGTGA
- a CDS encoding geranylgeranyltransferase (putative): MDEIQFVKDKHVNYLNTYTVATNAEELIFNETLKMCGVFYYICSCKILSHQIEKKEEFINFILQCQNTDGGFGNNKNYDSHVVSTHHAILSLLLLNHPFDGFNPYLHSQDSPHDTDNPPKNITDSTTNYILSLLNDDGSFKGDIWGEVDTRFVYSAVSCLTILNQLSLVSTEKIASYVLTNYAICQNGFSWTSGNEPHAASVFCAVATLFLIKKLHLINEQKIAEWLSLRQTNNGGFNGRAEKLTDTCYSWWIFSSLILLGKYKWVNKNALKNYILLCQDLENGGISDNPDCLPDICHTFFGLAALSLIDNLHESDGGLDLRQMHPVYAIPLHVVRERGLPHQDVET; this comes from the coding sequence atggacgaaaTTCAGTTCGTAAAAGACAAACACGTAAACTACCTAAACACCTACACCGTCGCAACCAACGCAGAAGAGCTCATATTCAACGAAACCCTAAAGATGTGCGGCGTGTTCTACTACATCTGCtcatgtaaaattttatcgcACCAAAttgagaagaaggaggaattCATTAACTTCATTCTGCAGTGCCAAAATACCGATGGGGGCTTTgggaacaacaaaaattacGACTCCCATGTTGTGTCGACACACCACGCGATATTATCTCTCCTCTTACTTAACCATCCGTTCGACGGGTTCAACCCGTACCTCCATTCGCAGGATAGTCCCCATGATACAGATAACCCACCAAAGAACATAACAGACAGCACCACGAATTATATCCTATCCCTGCTCAATGATGATGGCTCCTTTAAGGGGGACATTTGGGGAGAAGTCGACACACGCTTTGTATACAGCGCAGTCAGCTGCCTAACCATCCTAAACCAACTCAGTCTAGTgtcaacagaaaaaattgcatcaTACGTCTTAACAAATTATGCAATATGCCAAAATGGATTTTCTTGGACTAGTGGAAATGAACCCCATGCTGCTAGCGTCTTCTGTGCAGTAgcaactttatttttaattaaaaaattacatctcattaatgaacaaaaaatcgCAGAGTGGCTAAGTTTGAGACAAACAAATAATGGGGGGTTCAACGGACGAGCAGAAAAACTAACAGACACCTGCTACTCGTGGTGGATATTCTCCTCATTAATTCTTCTGGGTAAATACAAatgggtaaataaaaatgccctaaaaaattatatcctTCTATGCCAGGATTTAGAAAATGGAGGCATAAGTGACAATCCGGATTGCCTCCCTGACATCTGCCATACCTTCTTCGGCCTTGCTGCACTCAGCTTGATAGACAACCTGCACGAATCAGACGGGGGATTGGACCTCCGACAAATGCACCCCGTGTATGCAATCCCTCTCCACGTCGTCAGGGAAAGGGGCTTACCTCATCAAGATGTGGAAACG
- a CDS encoding elongation factor G (putative) has product MDYLDIEREKGITINAAVTTCYWNGSEKNLGDYRINIIDTPGHVDFTAEVEKSLRVLDGGVVVFDSSEGVESQSETVWKQANRYNISRIIFLNKLDKVGANFESCIEEIKRKLNKKILILFVPVFEMTNFVSTIDILREKMIVYKNAHEFVYENIPKSHYDIFLRYKNLLFEQIAEKFNSFLDNYLNDKPIQVEEVEEYIRKLVVEEKYNVVMCGSALKNKNVHMLLDSVVKYLPSPIDSIQNYKNQVIFKHDVNKRGERISPIQLPTVGVKEQSTPSTGVGPPSSEESTPDKGTHQQEATSNVAKANDYMSEELNQVNIKNFKRKVVALIYKIMNDQHLGNINYVRIYEGQINRGEYLYNNRTKRSEKISKIFFIHSSEKYELESARAGDIVGLVGLKDTQIGDTLSSTFLRAELKKIKEIPPIISFYIYNKNKNEYEKLINALMKIKKEDHSFFYHINPDTKDLLISGVGELHLQIIINKIEKDFNIPIIYGQPQISYKETFVENVEARGKYIKQSGGRGQYGDVHIKIEPMYSYAEEEEEGEGENSNGGSYNDEQNSKKVEDRRDEQDSHRNSMNIDTSEVNNNIIIKNEITCGAIPSAYFDAIYTGIREQCNLGVLSNSPLINIIVRIVDGSFHPVDSNEHAFKLAAGIAIREAARKTSVRLLEPMMNLNVSVPTEYLGDVISDLVKKRGKIQHIDESDEDTKEIFARAPMASILSYVSDLRKITKGRGNYTMTLHKYALVPQYIQEQILQKKSEAVKW; this is encoded by the exons ATGGATTATTTAGACATagaaagagaaaagggaATAACAATCAATGCTGCGGTTACTACTTGCTACTGGAATGGAAGTGAGAAAAATTTAGGAGATTATCGAATCAACATTATTGATACTCCAGGGCATGTAGATTTCACAGcagaggtggaaaaaagttTACGGGTTCTTGACGGTGGTGTGGTAGTGTTTGATAGTAGCGAAGGGGTGGAATCTCAATCAGAGACTGTTTGGAAACAAGCCAACAGGTATAACATCAGCAGAATTATATTTCTCAATAAGTTGGACAAAGTAGGAGCCAATTTCGAGTCTTGcatagaagaaataaaaagaaagttGAATAAAAAGATCCTGATTCTGTTTGTCCCCGTTTTTGAGATGACCAATTTTGTTAGCACAATAGATattttaagagaaaaaatgattgtatacaaaaatgcacatgagtttgtatatgaaaatataccTAAGAGTcattatgatatatttttaagatataaaaatttgctgTTTGAACAGATAGCTGAAAAGTTTAACTCATTTTTGGACAACTACTTAAACGATAAGCCAATCCAAGTGGAAGAGGTGGAAGAGTACATTCGGAAATTAGTCGTGGAGGAAAAATACAACGTTGTCATGTGTGGATCAGCTTTGAAAAACAAGAACGTCCACATGCTGCTAGACTCGGTCGTAAAGTATTTGCCTTCCCCAATTGATTCTATTCagaattataaaaatcagGTTATATTCAAGCATGATGTTAATaagaggggggagaggaTATCACCTATTCAGCTTCCCACAGTGGGGGTAAAGGAACAGTCCACTCCGAGTACAGGTGTAGGACCTCCTTCTAGTGAGGAAAGCACTCCTGATAAGGGTACACACCAGCAGGAGGCAACTTCCAATGTCGCGAAAGCGAATGATTACATGTCGGAAGAACTAAATCAAgtcaacataaaaaatttcaagagAAAGGTAGTCGCTCtgatttacaaaattatgaatgaCCAACATCTCGGAAATATAAATTACGTCCGCATTTACGAAGGACAAATAAATAGGGGAGAATATCTCTACAATAACAGAACGaaaaggagtgaaaaaatttcgaaaatatttttcatccaTTCCAGTGAAAAGTACGAATTGGAATCTGCTCGAGCAGGGGATATCGTCGGTCTGGTTGGATTGAAGGACACACAAATTGGTGACACGTTAAGCAGTACTTTCCTGAGGgcagaattaaaaaaaattaaagaaattcCGCCCATTATCagcttttatatttacaataaaaataaaaacgaatacGAAAAGTTAATTAACGCTTTAATGAAGATTAAGAAGGAGGaccactcctttttttatcacatcaATCCGGACACAAAAGATTTGCTAATCAGTGGAGTGGGGGAACTTCACTtgcaaattattattaacaaaattgagaagGATTTTAATATCCCCATCATTTATGGACAGCCACAAATTTCTTACAAGGAAACTTTTGTTGAAAATGTGGAGGCCAGGGGAAAGTACATCAAGCAGTCAGGTGGACGGGGACAGTATGGGGATGTCCACATTAAGATCGAGCCTATGTACAGCTacgcggaggaggaagaagaaggagaaggagaaaacagCAACGGGGGGAGCTATAACGACGAACAGAATTCCAAAAAGGTGGAAGATCGACGTGATGAACAGGACTCACACAGAAACAGCATGAACATTGACACTTCGGAAgtgaataataatattattataaagaaCGAGATAACCTGTGGAGCCATTCCTTCGGCATACTTCGACGCGATCTATACGGGGATACGGGAGCAGTGCAACTTGGGCGTCCTCTCAAACTCCCCACTGATAAATATTATCGTGAGGATCGTGGACGGGTCGTTCCACCCCGTCGACAGCAACGAGCATGCGTTCAAGTTGGCTGCGGGGATCGCCATTCGGGAGGCTGCGCGGAAGACGTCCGTTCGGCTGCTGGAGCCGATGATGAAC ctCAACGTGTCCGTGCCCACTGAGTACCTGGGAGACGTCATCAGCGACTTGGttaaaaagaggggaaaaatacaGCACATCGATGAAA GCGACGAAGATACCAAGGAAATATTTGCGAGAGCACCCATGGCTTCCATCCTATCCTACGTTAGTGACTTGCGGAAAATAACCAAGGGGCGAG GAAATTACACCATGACGCTTCACAAGTACGCCCTGGTGCCGCAGTACATCCAGGagcaaattttgcaaaagaagagtgaggcggtgaagtggtga
- a CDS encoding hypothetical protein (putative), whose amino-acid sequence MLFVDLLNGVNINYKRRVPICKRLTRNAEYLSNQPLHANRNVEQISSKNGEASITTHHDDKDENILQQYIYTLSHLTIFDACLASHNYIKNVEIFTSDVKNKEICSFIYENRNDFDTFFKQHVMKYVDFFGNPQIMETLKSYIDNKEVYQRELEIFNQIDGDTKVRKDLLEDILFECTRLNKIIQYSLAVNKFDLFSPTVMLKLFMYFKNYGIYYYIFVNNIKRIKYYYETKELREEDKRKIEKIVDHYLLTLDRFNDMYEAGHAMP is encoded by the exons ATGCTCTTCGTGGATCTACTCAACGGAGTGAACATAAATTACAAAAGGAGGGTCCCCATATGTAAAAGACTAACGAGAAATGCAGAATATCTCTCAAATCAACCCCTGCATGCGAACCGAAACGTAGAACAAATCTcatcaaaaaatggggaagcatCCATCACAACTCATCACGACGACAAAGATGAAAACATTTTGCAACAATACATTTATACCCTATCCCACTTAACCATCTTCGAT GCCTGCCTAGCATCCCACAATTACATCAAAAATGTAGAGATTTTCACCTCTGACGTTAAGAACAAAGAAATCTGTTCATTCATTTACGAAAACAGAAATGACTTTGATACCTTCTTCAAACAGCATGTAATGAAGTACGTAGACTTTTTTGGAAATCCCCAAATTATGGAAACGCTAAAATCGTACATTGATAATAAGGAGGTGTATCAGCGAGAATTAGAAATATTTAACCAAATCGATGGAGACACTAAAGTGAGGAAAGATCTACTAGAAGACATACTATTTGAATGCACACGGCTGAACAAAATCATTCAATATTCCCTTGCAGTTAACAAGtttgatttattttcccctacAGTTATGCTCAAACTATTTATgtactttaaaaattatgggATATATTACTACATATTTGTGAATAACATTAAGAggattaaatattattacgaAACGAAGGAATTACGTGAGGAAGACAAAAGgaagatagaaaaaattgtcgaCCATTATTTGCTCACCTTGGATCGGTTTAACGATATGTATGAGGCTGGCCATGCGATGCCATGA